In Beggiatoa leptomitoformis, the genomic window ATCCCGCGCTGGCTCAAATGTATGGCTACGCCAGCCCAGAAGAAATTATGACAAAAGTTCCTGATATGGAAGCCTTATATGTCAATCCAGAAAGACGTGCCGAATTTCATCAACAACTGCAAGAAACCAAAGCTGTCTATAATTTCGAAGCCGAAGTTTACCGTTATGATGGCGATATTATGTGGATTGCAGAAAATAGCCGTCTTGTACAATCCAACGATGGAAGGGCATTGTATTATGAAGGCACGATGATAGACATTACCGAGCGTAAACAAGTTGAAGAGGAACTTTTACAACTTGCCCATTATGACCCACTCACAGGTTTAGCGAATCGCCGTCTATTTCAAGCCCGTTTAAAACAAGTCATGGCAAAAGCCCGACTCAGTGGAAAAACAGGCGTATTACTGTACTTTGATTTAGACGGATTTAAAAAAGTGAATGATAGTTTAGGACATGAATTTGGTGATTTTATCTTACAAGAGGCTGCAAAGCGGCTCAAACACTGTTTACGTGACCGCGATGTATCCTGCCGTTTAGGCGGTGATGAGTTTACGGTGATTGCCGAACAAGTCATGCGCGAACAAGACGCAGTGACCATTGCAGAAAAAATTCTCGCACATCTCACAAAACCCTATATTTACAAGGAACAAGAAGCCAGTATTGGCGTTAGTATAGGCATCACCTTTTTTGATGGGCATAATTACGATATTGAAAATATTGTAAAACAAGCAGATAACGCCATGTACTCCGCGAAACGCAGTGGCAAAGGCACATATCGGTTTTATACCCAAACAACGGAAAACACAGGCTAAATACCCATTATTTTGCCTAACCATTAGATTGCAAAAACTTATCTATCCCCCTTTTTTAAAGGGGGAATTTAGAATCACCGCACTAAACCAATTCTCCAACGCCACACATTGACTCATACGACACTAATAAATCCCTTTTTTTCATAATAATTAGTGTAATATCATCCATCTGTTTTAACCCCCCTAAATGTTTTTCTACATCTTTAATAATATTCTGCCGAATGATTTCTGCTGAACATTCCCAAAAATGGCTGGCAACTTCACATAATCGTTTAATACCATACTGTTTTTTCTGTGAATTCATTGCCTCTGTAATTCCATCTGTATAAAGTACGATAATATCATTCGGGTTTAACGTAATTTGCGTTTGGGCGATAAAATCCGTAATATCTTCACTCAAACCAATAGGAAAGCCTAAATCTACAGTACTAATCCGCTCAATTTTGCCACCTGCACGAATAATAATCACATCTTCATGTTGTCCACTTAAATACAATTGTCCATCATAATAATCAATAATAGATAAAGATAAATTTTTATCACAATTCATCCGCTGAACATTGCTATAAATGGTTTTATTTAATGTTCCTAAAAATTTAACGGGGTCTTTTTCATTATGCACTAACAGCGTATGTACCGCCGTTTGCACCATTAACATTAACACCCCACTTTCTAACCCATGCCCTGTTACATCACCAATACCGATTTTTATTCGATTATGATGCTGAATAACATCATAATAATCACCACCTACTTCTTCCGCAGGTTGCATAAACCCTGCAATATCTAAATCTTCAATCGCGGCTAACTCATGCGCTTTAGGTAAAATCATCTGTTGCAATTGACGTGTAATATCCAATTCTGCACTTAAACGAACATTTTCCTTTTCTAATTTCGTATTTAAATGGCTAATTTCTGCATTTGCGCGTTTTAACGCATTTCTGATTTTATACAGATGATGAATAAATAACCACGCAACCCATGCTAACAAGCACAAAGAGAGTAAATAAGCCGTTACACGATAAGTATTTGCTTGGCTTAACGCTGCTTGATACCCATTATCATAAATACTCTCTATCTTTTCCAAATTTGCTAACAACGGTAAAGTCAACAAGTTTGTCGTCAACTGGTCAACATGTGGCTTAGCTTGCAAGATAATATTAACATTATCAATAACCTCTTCCATTAACTTACTATTACTGGACTTTTCATAATCCGTTTTAAAAGCCGTTGCATTTTCCACCACGGCATGTAAATTTTGCGCTAATTCCGCATCTTTTGCCGTATTGAATAACGCAATTTTAGATAACAACTCATTTAAGGTAAATTCTAAAAACCATTCATTTTGCTGAAAACTTGCCCCCGCCATTTGAGAATTTAACACTTCTAAATAATTTAATGCCGTTTTTAACTGCTTACTTTGCGCTCGAAAATCAATAATAATGGCTTGTTTATTCATGAGTAAATTAACCTGTTGGGCTAAAGACTCAGTCATTACAGATTGATTAACGGCATCAATAAAAGCAGGAATATGGGTTAATTCAGCATGTAATTGCTGTAAAATGGCTAATTCTTTATCAAAATTGTCACGAAAGGCTAATAATTCGTAACGGTATTCGATAATCATTTGATTGAGTTGTGCGTGAGTGGTTTTAAATTGATTAAGCTGAAATCGATAAAATTGATGTTGTTCAGCATTTACCGAGCTAGCAACCCGCAGAAAAACAAAAAGAAAAACAGCAATAATTAGCAGAAAAAACACATGTAAACTAAATTTGAGGGAAACGTGCATATTTATAACCTCTTATTTCAATAAAATAACACCTCCTTAAATCGGTTAAATCTCATCATGTTATCGTCATCGATAACCCACTTGCTCCATTAAATGGGTTGCTTCTAGTTGCAAACGCCCTGCTTCAGAAACATGTAAAGTATCAGCGGTAAAACTCCCCCATTTTTCTACAATCGCCGATAATTTAACCTGTGGATTAGCAGGATATTCAAAGTTTAATTCAGCAAATTGGTCTTGTGCTTCCATGCTTGATAACCATTCAAGCAATTGTATTGCTAAGTCAGGATGTTTCGCATATTTCGTTACGCCTGCGCCAGAAATATTGATGTGTACACCATCATGCCAATGAATAGCAACGGGTAAATTTGGATTATCGTGTTGTAAACGCCCTAAATAATAAGTATTTGCAATGCCAACCTCACATTGTCCATTGGCAATAGATTCAATAACCTGTGTATCGCTAGAGAGTACGGGTAACGCAAGATTATTTACCCATCCCATTAATACAGCTCTAGTTTTTTCCACGCCATCACGCGCAATGAACATTGCGACTAAAGACTGGTTATAAACTTTTTTTGCTGTCCGTAAACACAATTTACCTTGCCATTTTGGGTTAGCTAAATCTGCATAATCTTTTAATTCTTCTGGTTTAATTTTTTCTGTGTTATACATAATCGGACGTGCGCGCACAGATAACCCAAACCAACGCTTTTCAGGGTCGCGCAAATGAGCAGGAATATTTTTTTCCAACGTAGCAGAATCTATTGGACGCAATACCTGCTTTTCCGTTGCCAGCCATAAATTGCCCACATCTACCGTTAATAATAAATCGGCTGGGGTGTTTTCTCCTTCAATTACCAAACGTTCAAGCAGTTCTTCTTCTTTCGCGCTAATAAATTTGATGGAAACCCCTGTTTTTTTCGTATAAGCATCAAATAAAGGTTTAATCAGATGCGCCATCCGTGCAGAATAGACAATAATTGCATCACTGGCGTGAATAGGCTGTATGCTCGATAACAAGCCCACTAAAATCGCTACTATTTGTATTTTCATGATATTTTCCAGACGATGATATTGCATTCTATAGCAAATGATAATCATTATCATCTAACTTGTCAAAGAACAGCGTAAGCGTTGTTCACGATAGAATTTTCAGGACTAACAGAATTCTCAAGGTTTCCAGAGAGAAACAGCAATAATTTGCTTAGCCTCAATTATTCTGAAAATCTTGTTTTAAACCACCTTTAATTAAAAAATTGTCCTTTAACAACCATTACACGAAAAACTATGTCTGCACCTTATCCCTTTAACGGCTTCACATTTGCGGATTTATCCCGTTTAGAAACACTTTATCGTTTTGACCAGCAATTTCTCGACTTTTTAGCCGAACAATCGCCCGCATTAAAAACCGATTTATTAGCTTATCGTCATGCAAATTGTGAATTTACACCCATTGAAATCAGTACATTATTAGTAGCCTGTGCGCCACTATTAGAGATTTTTATTGCGCAGTTGTTTGGACTAGAAACCGCGTTAAATAAGGCAAACCAGCAAACCTTAAACCATAACCCTATATTTGAATTTAAAAAATGGTTCGTACAACGGCGGGCGCGGCGGCGGTTAAACAAAGTAGAAACCTTAATACCGTTTGCTGATTTGCAAGATTGGCTTGTCACTGAATTTGAAAAATATCAAATAAACACAGCGGATTTGGAATTTGCAATAGCCCAATTAGGACAATATTATTTAAGTAATACAAGTGATTATAAGCAAGAGATAGAGCAATTAACGCAATGGTGCATTCACGCGCTACGTGAACCAGACGCACAACAGTTTGTACAAAACTGGGTCAGTTTTCACTTACCTAATCAACGCAATCATGATGACTTAATCCACACAATTCCCGTTAAACATCAAAGTATTGACTGTTTGATAACAGACGGACAGCAACAGCGAGAAGGTTTTAATTTAACAGATTCGCGTATGTCAGCCCGTCAAGTGCAAAGTGAAGTTGATTATTGCGTGTATTGTCATGAGCATGATGGTGATTTTTGCTCAAAAGGCTTTCCTGAGAAAAAAGGGGAACTAACTTTAAAAATTGACCCATTAGGCGTAACGCTAACAGGCTGTCCATTAGGAGAAAAAATTTCTGAAATGCACCTGCTCAAGCGACAAGCTCACACGATTGGTGCGCTTGCCATGCTCATGGTTGATAATCCTTTTTGTCCTGCAACAGGGCATCGGATTTGTAATGATTGTATGAAGAGCTGTATTTATCAAAAACAAGACCCTGTTGATATTCCTCAAGCAGAAACACGCATTTTAACGGATGTTTTAGCATTGCCTTATGGTGTAGAAATTTATGATTTGCTCACACGTTGGAATCCCCTACGGCAAAAACAATATTTACCCTGTCCATATAATGGGCTAAAAGTCCTGATTGCAGGACAAGGACCTGCAGGATTTACCCTTGCGCATCATTTGTTAATGGAAGGCTTCGCCGTCGTGGGCGTGGATGGGCTAAAAATAGAACCATTACCAATTGAATTCTTGACACAACCTATCCGTGATTATGCTCAACTACAAGAACCACTGGCCGAGCGCATTATGGCGGGGTTTGGTGGTGTGGCAGAATATGGGATTACGGTTCGTTGGGATAAAAATTTTTTAAAATTGATTTACTTATCGTTACTGCGTCGCACGCATTATCAAGTATTTGGTAGTGTGCGTTTTGGGGGAACATTGACGATAGCAGATGTATGGGCGTTAGGCTTTGACCATCTTGCTATTGCGGTTGGTGCAGGATTACCACAAGCCTTAGCAATTCCGAATAGTTTGGCAATTGGAATGCGTCAAGCCAATGATTTTTTAATGACTTTACAACTCACGGGTGCGGCAAAACTGAATAGTTTAGCGAATTTACAAATTCGCCTTCCTGCGGTTGTCATTGGCGGGGGATTAACAGGCGCAGATACCGCAACGGAAGTGCAAGCGTATTATTTATTACAAATTGAAAAAACGTTATTTCGTTATGAAATTTTAAGCGAACAATGGGGGGAAAGTAGTTTACGTCAGGGATTAGATACAAAATCATTAGAAATTTTAGATGAGTTTTTAAGCCATGCCCGCGCTGTTCGTGCTGAAAAAATCCGCGCCCAACAGGCAGGTACACCACCCGATTTGCGTCAATTACTCCATCGCTGGGGCGGTGTTACTATCGCTTATCGTCGCAGTTTACAAGCCTCACCTGCCTATATTCGCAATCATGAGGAATTAAATAAGGCATTGGCTGAAGGCATTTTTTACGTGGAAAACGCCGAGCCAGACCATGCCCACTTAGATGCAGAGGGACATTTAACCGCTATTCAGTTTAAACGCGATGGTGCAGTGATATGTTTATCTGCACGCTCGGTTTTTATTGCAACAGGGGCGCGTCCAAATGTCGCTTATGCGTTTGAACATCAAGGTGAATTAGAAAGGGATGGTTTTCAATATCGTTTATATACCCGTCAACAAGATACTTTACAACAAACTGATGTTAAACCTGCTCATTGTAAAGTTTCTGATTTTGGTGCATTTACCTCGTATCAGCAGGATGGACGTTGTGTCTCCTTAGTGGGTGATACTCATCCTGTTTTTCATGGAAGCGTGGTTAAAGCCATTGCGTCCGCGCAAAAAATTTACCCGCAGATTGTGGCCAGTTTTGCCGAGCGAGTGCAACAAATTGGGGATGAGCGCGCCTATCAAACCTTTCGTGCTTACCTTTATGACCAATTACAAGCCATTGTTGTTAAAGTGGAACACCGTTGTCAACAAACGCTTGCGTTAACCGTTCGCGCACCGCTTGCCGCTCGCCGTTATCAAGCAGGACAATTTTTCCGTGTGCAAAATTATGAAAGTCTTGCCCCTGTTATCGCAGGTACACGCTTACACATGGAAGCCCTCGCA contains:
- a CDS encoding SpoIIE family protein phosphatase produces the protein MHVSLKFSLHVFFLLIIAVFLFVFLRVASSVNAEQHQFYRFQLNQFKTTHAQLNQMIIEYRYELLAFRDNFDKELAILQQLHAELTHIPAFIDAVNQSVMTESLAQQVNLLMNKQAIIIDFRAQSKQLKTALNYLEVLNSQMAGASFQQNEWFLEFTLNELLSKIALFNTAKDAELAQNLHAVVENATAFKTDYEKSSNSKLMEEVIDNVNIILQAKPHVDQLTTNLLTLPLLANLEKIESIYDNGYQAALSQANTYRVTAYLLSLCLLAWVAWLFIHHLYKIRNALKRANAEISHLNTKLEKENVRLSAELDITRQLQQMILPKAHELAAIEDLDIAGFMQPAEEVGGDYYDVIQHHNRIKIGIGDVTGHGLESGVLMLMVQTAVHTLLVHNEKDPVKFLGTLNKTIYSNVQRMNCDKNLSLSIIDYYDGQLYLSGQHEDVIIIRAGGKIERISTVDLGFPIGLSEDITDFIAQTQITLNPNDIIVLYTDGITEAMNSQKKQYGIKRLCEVASHFWECSAEIIRQNIIKDVEKHLGGLKQMDDITLIIMKKRDLLVSYESMCGVGELV
- a CDS encoding extracellular solute-binding protein, which translates into the protein MKIQIVAILVGLLSSIQPIHASDAIIVYSARMAHLIKPLFDAYTKKTGVSIKFISAKEEELLERLVIEGENTPADLLLTVDVGNLWLATEKQVLRPIDSATLEKNIPAHLRDPEKRWFGLSVRARPIMYNTEKIKPEELKDYADLANPKWQGKLCLRTAKKVYNQSLVAMFIARDGVEKTRAVLMGWVNNLALPVLSSDTQVIESIANGQCEVGIANTYYLGRLQHDNPNLPVAIHWHDGVHINISGAGVTKYAKHPDLAIQLLEWLSSMEAQDQFAELNFEYPANPQVKLSAIVEKWGSFTADTLHVSEAGRLQLEATHLMEQVGYR
- a CDS encoding FAD-dependent oxidoreductase, which gives rise to MSAPYPFNGFTFADLSRLETLYRFDQQFLDFLAEQSPALKTDLLAYRHANCEFTPIEISTLLVACAPLLEIFIAQLFGLETALNKANQQTLNHNPIFEFKKWFVQRRARRRLNKVETLIPFADLQDWLVTEFEKYQINTADLEFAIAQLGQYYLSNTSDYKQEIEQLTQWCIHALREPDAQQFVQNWVSFHLPNQRNHDDLIHTIPVKHQSIDCLITDGQQQREGFNLTDSRMSARQVQSEVDYCVYCHEHDGDFCSKGFPEKKGELTLKIDPLGVTLTGCPLGEKISEMHLLKRQAHTIGALAMLMVDNPFCPATGHRICNDCMKSCIYQKQDPVDIPQAETRILTDVLALPYGVEIYDLLTRWNPLRQKQYLPCPYNGLKVLIAGQGPAGFTLAHHLLMEGFAVVGVDGLKIEPLPIEFLTQPIRDYAQLQEPLAERIMAGFGGVAEYGITVRWDKNFLKLIYLSLLRRTHYQVFGSVRFGGTLTIADVWALGFDHLAIAVGAGLPQALAIPNSLAIGMRQANDFLMTLQLTGAAKLNSLANLQIRLPAVVIGGGLTGADTATEVQAYYLLQIEKTLFRYEILSEQWGESSLRQGLDTKSLEILDEFLSHARAVRAEKIRAQQAGTPPDLRQLLHRWGGVTIAYRRSLQASPAYIRNHEELNKALAEGIFYVENAEPDHAHLDAEGHLTAIQFKRDGAVICLSARSVFIATGARPNVAYAFEHQGELERDGFQYRLYTRQQDTLQQTDVKPAHCKVSDFGAFTSYQQDGRCVSLVGDTHPVFHGSVVKAIASAQKIYPQIVASFAERVQQIGDERAYQTFRAYLYDQLQAIVVKVEHRCQQTLALTVRAPLAARRYQAGQFFRVQNYESLAPVIAGTRLHMEALALFASQVQPDSGEIEFLIQKIGTSARLVATFQAGQPLAVMGPTGVRTRIGDGNETVLIIAEQAGIVNSCMVGRAMRQAGNRVVCFAHFSSATDIYCQTELEAAADVIVWVTDSTAPLTNGRPQDLHFVDSMLDALSRYAQTVQPIPLSVVNRVLVLGSPALLRAVQNARCGAFRDYFVDKTDFTGAVYSTMQCMLKGVCAQCLQWQIDPVTGMRTKAVFACSWQEQPLEWIDIDNLNARLQQNTLQEYLSNRWLDYLLQTER